A section of the Cervus canadensis isolate Bull #8, Minnesota chromosome 8, ASM1932006v1, whole genome shotgun sequence genome encodes:
- the SYCE1 gene encoding synaptonemal complex central element protein 1 isoform X1, which produces MAGRPGSSNAEPAGAVGPTDEARGQAKSSQKIEDLMGMVKKLQKVGSLEPRVEVLINRINEVQQAKKKASEELGDARTVWETLQKELDSLSGEKVRLKEILSKKQETLRILRLHCQDKENEAQRKQSMLQECKERISALSSQIEQEKNRQRQLRLDFEEQLEDLMGQHKDLWEFHKPERLALEIGTLDSSKEQLLKEEKLMEAKLEDVKHRLCSQFGAKGHTISEGLFLRSQEAAAVVHLFEEENKKAQELLEAAAQRQEQLQQKCQQLQQKRHRLKEELEKLGVHIPAQAQSKQEEEAGLGEAANPKPLGLSEAKDPEPPSK; this is translated from the exons ATGGCTGGGCGGCCGGGATCCTCCAATGCGGAACCGGCGGGAGCCGTGGGCCCGACTGACGAGGCCAGAG GGCAGGCCAAGTCTTCACAGAAAATTGAAGACTTGATGGGAATGGTGAAGAAGTTGCAGAAAG TGGGAAGCCTAGAGCCCAGGGTTGAGGTCCTGATTAACCGGATTAATGAGGTTCAGCAAG CAAAAAAGAAAGCTAGTGAGGAGCTGGGAGATGCCCGGACTGTCTGGGAGACCCTGCAGAAGGAACTGGACTCAT tgagtggaGAGAAAGTACGCCTGAAAGAGATCTTGAGCAAAAAGCAAG AGACCTTGAGGATCCTCCGGCTCCACTGCCAGGATAAGGAGAATGAGGCACAGAG GAAGCAGAGCATGCTGCAGGAGTGCAAAGAGCGGATTTCTGCCCTGAGCTCCCAGATTGAGCAAGAGAAGAACAGACAGAGGCAGCTGAG GTTGGATTTCGAGGAGCAACTGGAGGATCTGATGGGCCAGCATAAGGACCTATGGGAATTCCAC AAACCAGAGCGGCTGGCCCTGGAGATTGGCACCCTGGATAGCAGCAAGGAGCAGTTGCTTAAGGAAG AGAAGCTGATGGAGGCCAAGCTGGAGGATGTGAAGCATCGTCTGTGCTCGCAGTTTGGAGCCAAGGGCCACACAATCAGTGAAGGGCTCTTCCTCCGAAGCCAGGAGGCAGCAGCTGTGGT TCATTTGTTTGAGGAGGAGAACAAGAAAGCCCAGGAGCTGCTGGAGGCCGCTGCCCAGCGCCAGGAGCAGCTGCAACAGAAgtgtcagcagctgcagcagaagAGGCATAG GCTGAAGGAGGAACTGGAAAAACTTGGGGTACACATCCCTGCCCAAGCCCAGAgcaagcaggaggaggaggccggCCTAGGAGAAGCT GCCAATCCCAAGCCCCTTGGACTCAGTGAGGCGAAAGACCCAGAGCCACCCTCCAAGTAA
- the SYCE1 gene encoding synaptonemal complex central element protein 1 isoform X2, protein MAGRPGSSNAEPAGAVGPTDEARGQAKSSQKIEDLMGMVKKLQKVGSLEPRVEVLINRINEVQQVSGEKVRLKEILSKKQETLRILRLHCQDKENEAQRKQSMLQECKERISALSSQIEQEKNRQRQLRLDFEEQLEDLMGQHKDLWEFHKPERLALEIGTLDSSKEQLLKEEKLMEAKLEDVKHRLCSQFGAKGHTISEGLFLRSQEAAAVVHLFEEENKKAQELLEAAAQRQEQLQQKCQQLQQKRHRLKEELEKLGVHIPAQAQSKQEEEAGLGEAANPKPLGLSEAKDPEPPSK, encoded by the exons ATGGCTGGGCGGCCGGGATCCTCCAATGCGGAACCGGCGGGAGCCGTGGGCCCGACTGACGAGGCCAGAG GGCAGGCCAAGTCTTCACAGAAAATTGAAGACTTGATGGGAATGGTGAAGAAGTTGCAGAAAG TGGGAAGCCTAGAGCCCAGGGTTGAGGTCCTGATTAACCGGATTAATGAGGTTCAGCAAG tgagtggaGAGAAAGTACGCCTGAAAGAGATCTTGAGCAAAAAGCAAG AGACCTTGAGGATCCTCCGGCTCCACTGCCAGGATAAGGAGAATGAGGCACAGAG GAAGCAGAGCATGCTGCAGGAGTGCAAAGAGCGGATTTCTGCCCTGAGCTCCCAGATTGAGCAAGAGAAGAACAGACAGAGGCAGCTGAG GTTGGATTTCGAGGAGCAACTGGAGGATCTGATGGGCCAGCATAAGGACCTATGGGAATTCCAC AAACCAGAGCGGCTGGCCCTGGAGATTGGCACCCTGGATAGCAGCAAGGAGCAGTTGCTTAAGGAAG AGAAGCTGATGGAGGCCAAGCTGGAGGATGTGAAGCATCGTCTGTGCTCGCAGTTTGGAGCCAAGGGCCACACAATCAGTGAAGGGCTCTTCCTCCGAAGCCAGGAGGCAGCAGCTGTGGT TCATTTGTTTGAGGAGGAGAACAAGAAAGCCCAGGAGCTGCTGGAGGCCGCTGCCCAGCGCCAGGAGCAGCTGCAACAGAAgtgtcagcagctgcagcagaagAGGCATAG GCTGAAGGAGGAACTGGAAAAACTTGGGGTACACATCCCTGCCCAAGCCCAGAgcaagcaggaggaggaggccggCCTAGGAGAAGCT GCCAATCCCAAGCCCCTTGGACTCAGTGAGGCGAAAGACCCAGAGCCACCCTCCAAGTAA
- the SYCE1 gene encoding synaptonemal complex central element protein 1 isoform X4: MAGRPGSSNAEPAGAVGPTDEARGQAKSSQKIEDLMGMVKKLQKVSGEKVRLKEILSKKQETLRILRLHCQDKENEAQRKQSMLQECKERISALSSQIEQEKNRQRQLRLDFEEQLEDLMGQHKDLWEFHKPERLALEIGTLDSSKEQLLKEEKLMEAKLEDVKHRLCSQFGAKGHTISEGLFLRSQEAAAVVHLFEEENKKAQELLEAAAQRQEQLQQKCQQLQQKRHRLKEELEKLGVHIPAQAQSKQEEEAGLGEAANPKPLGLSEAKDPEPPSK; the protein is encoded by the exons ATGGCTGGGCGGCCGGGATCCTCCAATGCGGAACCGGCGGGAGCCGTGGGCCCGACTGACGAGGCCAGAG GGCAGGCCAAGTCTTCACAGAAAATTGAAGACTTGATGGGAATGGTGAAGAAGTTGCAGAAAG tgagtggaGAGAAAGTACGCCTGAAAGAGATCTTGAGCAAAAAGCAAG AGACCTTGAGGATCCTCCGGCTCCACTGCCAGGATAAGGAGAATGAGGCACAGAG GAAGCAGAGCATGCTGCAGGAGTGCAAAGAGCGGATTTCTGCCCTGAGCTCCCAGATTGAGCAAGAGAAGAACAGACAGAGGCAGCTGAG GTTGGATTTCGAGGAGCAACTGGAGGATCTGATGGGCCAGCATAAGGACCTATGGGAATTCCAC AAACCAGAGCGGCTGGCCCTGGAGATTGGCACCCTGGATAGCAGCAAGGAGCAGTTGCTTAAGGAAG AGAAGCTGATGGAGGCCAAGCTGGAGGATGTGAAGCATCGTCTGTGCTCGCAGTTTGGAGCCAAGGGCCACACAATCAGTGAAGGGCTCTTCCTCCGAAGCCAGGAGGCAGCAGCTGTGGT TCATTTGTTTGAGGAGGAGAACAAGAAAGCCCAGGAGCTGCTGGAGGCCGCTGCCCAGCGCCAGGAGCAGCTGCAACAGAAgtgtcagcagctgcagcagaagAGGCATAG GCTGAAGGAGGAACTGGAAAAACTTGGGGTACACATCCCTGCCCAAGCCCAGAgcaagcaggaggaggaggccggCCTAGGAGAAGCT GCCAATCCCAAGCCCCTTGGACTCAGTGAGGCGAAAGACCCAGAGCCACCCTCCAAGTAA
- the SYCE1 gene encoding synaptonemal complex central element protein 1 isoform X3 encodes MGMVKKLQKVGSLEPRVEVLINRINEVQQAKKKASEELGDARTVWETLQKELDSLSGEKVRLKEILSKKQETLRILRLHCQDKENEAQRKQSMLQECKERISALSSQIEQEKNRQRQLRLDFEEQLEDLMGQHKDLWEFHKPERLALEIGTLDSSKEQLLKEEKLMEAKLEDVKHRLCSQFGAKGHTISEGLFLRSQEAAAVVHLFEEENKKAQELLEAAAQRQEQLQQKCQQLQQKRHRLKEELEKLGVHIPAQAQSKQEEEAGLGEAANPKPLGLSEAKDPEPPSK; translated from the exons ATGGGAATGGTGAAGAAGTTGCAGAAAG TGGGAAGCCTAGAGCCCAGGGTTGAGGTCCTGATTAACCGGATTAATGAGGTTCAGCAAG CAAAAAAGAAAGCTAGTGAGGAGCTGGGAGATGCCCGGACTGTCTGGGAGACCCTGCAGAAGGAACTGGACTCAT tgagtggaGAGAAAGTACGCCTGAAAGAGATCTTGAGCAAAAAGCAAG AGACCTTGAGGATCCTCCGGCTCCACTGCCAGGATAAGGAGAATGAGGCACAGAG GAAGCAGAGCATGCTGCAGGAGTGCAAAGAGCGGATTTCTGCCCTGAGCTCCCAGATTGAGCAAGAGAAGAACAGACAGAGGCAGCTGAG GTTGGATTTCGAGGAGCAACTGGAGGATCTGATGGGCCAGCATAAGGACCTATGGGAATTCCAC AAACCAGAGCGGCTGGCCCTGGAGATTGGCACCCTGGATAGCAGCAAGGAGCAGTTGCTTAAGGAAG AGAAGCTGATGGAGGCCAAGCTGGAGGATGTGAAGCATCGTCTGTGCTCGCAGTTTGGAGCCAAGGGCCACACAATCAGTGAAGGGCTCTTCCTCCGAAGCCAGGAGGCAGCAGCTGTGGT TCATTTGTTTGAGGAGGAGAACAAGAAAGCCCAGGAGCTGCTGGAGGCCGCTGCCCAGCGCCAGGAGCAGCTGCAACAGAAgtgtcagcagctgcagcagaagAGGCATAG GCTGAAGGAGGAACTGGAAAAACTTGGGGTACACATCCCTGCCCAAGCCCAGAgcaagcaggaggaggaggccggCCTAGGAGAAGCT GCCAATCCCAAGCCCCTTGGACTCAGTGAGGCGAAAGACCCAGAGCCACCCTCCAAGTAA